The Armatimonadota bacterium genome includes a window with the following:
- a CDS encoding nicotinamidase yields the protein MTGSGAGRKEEHDFLDWLKGWKQGLPALSLADVLQENGGPEQAAVLCVDMVNGFAHEGPLASPRVRAIIPAVTALFQRAHQHGIRRFILPQDNHPPDSPEFGCWPAHCLAGTSESETIPELTGLSFSGLYRVVPKRSISSGIGTDLEDALGPEPLRLAICVGDCTDLCLYQLAMHLRLRANAKGESLRVIVPEDCVQTYDLPIAVATGIGAMPHPGDLLHDLFLYHMALNGVEVCRRLD from the coding sequence ATGACGGGAAGTGGCGCCGGTAGAAAAGAGGAACACGACTTTCTGGACTGGCTGAAGGGTTGGAAGCAGGGGCTTCCAGCACTCTCCCTGGCCGATGTGCTCCAGGAGAACGGCGGACCGGAGCAGGCAGCCGTCCTGTGTGTGGACATGGTGAATGGCTTCGCGCACGAGGGGCCGCTGGCCAGCCCGCGGGTCCGGGCCATAATCCCTGCAGTGACGGCGCTGTTCCAGCGTGCCCACCAGCACGGCATCAGGCGCTTCATCTTGCCGCAGGACAACCACCCACCTGACTCGCCGGAGTTCGGCTGCTGGCCTGCGCACTGCTTGGCGGGCACGTCCGAGTCCGAGACCATCCCGGAGCTGACCGGCCTGTCGTTCTCCGGCCTGTACCGCGTCGTTCCCAAGCGCTCCATCAGCAGCGGAATCGGGACGGATCTTGAAGATGCCCTGGGTCCAGAACCTCTGCGGCTGGCCATCTGCGTTGGTGACTGCACTGATCTTTGCCTGTATCAGCTGGCCATGCATCTCCGGCTACGGGCCAATGCGAAGGGCGAGAGTTTACGCGTCATCGTGCCCGAGGACTGCGTGCAGACCTACGACCTGCCCATCGCCGTGGCGACCGGCATCGGAGCGATGCCGCACCCCGGCGACTTGCTGCACGACCTGTTCCTGTATCACATGGCTCTGAACGGGGTGGAGGTCTGCCGGCGACTGGACTGA
- the phnC gene encoding phosphonates import ATP-binding protein PhnC — translation MIRIENLSKQFPDGTRALKNVSLEVRDGEFVSIIGLSGAGKSTLLRCINRLVEPTSGRVVLDGIDVTSAPPDTLRRVRCMTGMIFQQFNLVKRATVLTNVLTGRLGTTPPLWSLVNRFRPEDYRDAMANLERVGIADKAHQKAGELSGGQQQRVAIARALMQRPRYILADEPVASLDPATSHSVLRYLEEVNRQDGLTVLCNLHVLSLARRYATRVIALKGGELVFDGLPEEIDENRFKAIYGQDAEELEIH, via the coding sequence ATGATCCGCATCGAGAACCTTTCCAAGCAGTTCCCGGACGGTACCCGTGCCCTGAAGAACGTCTCGCTGGAGGTCAGAGACGGCGAATTCGTCAGCATCATCGGGCTATCGGGAGCGGGCAAGAGCACGCTGTTGCGGTGCATCAACCGGCTGGTGGAGCCGACATCCGGCCGCGTGGTACTGGACGGCATCGATGTCACCAGTGCGCCGCCGGATACGCTCCGGCGGGTGCGCTGCATGACCGGGATGATCTTCCAGCAGTTCAATCTGGTGAAGCGCGCAACGGTGCTCACCAACGTACTGACCGGCCGTCTGGGAACCACGCCTCCCCTCTGGTCCCTGGTAAACCGCTTCCGGCCCGAGGACTACCGTGACGCCATGGCCAACCTGGAGCGGGTGGGCATTGCGGACAAGGCGCATCAGAAGGCGGGCGAACTGTCCGGCGGCCAGCAGCAGCGGGTGGCTATCGCGCGCGCTCTGATGCAACGTCCCCGCTATATCCTTGCCGATGAGCCGGTGGCTAGCCTGGACCCCGCAACATCGCACTCCGTGCTTCGCTACCTGGAGGAGGTCAACCGGCAGGACGGCCTGACCGTGCTGTGTAACCTCCACGTGCTTTCGCTCGCGCGGCGCTACGCGACACGGGTCATCGCGTTGAAAGGCGGAGAACTGGTGTTCGACGGGCTGCCGGAGGAGATAGACGAGAACCGCTTCAAGGCCATATACGGCCAGGATGCGGAAGAGCTGGAGATCCATTAG
- a CDS encoding phosphonates-binding protein — MRSPGYPRILICLALAAVITGGCGRPSGEKAPIGSPSNPIKMAFVPSLDTGKITLSAERLAKELEKRTGYTIEVTVPVSYAAVIEAMGAGRVDVAWFAPLSYVLASSKYGAKVLLITERDGHTDYTGIILARKDGPVKRIEDLKGRRFAFGDPLSTSGTLYPKQLLKAHGIDPDTDITPIFAGGHDKAIIALYNGQVDGCSCYSGYGSDARDRVKSTIPDIKEKTIIIGRTAKIPNDNVAVSGDLPDDVARKLKQALLDISASPDGRAMLMEVAEIEGLREVDDSVYDSVRKMVADVGLDLQDYLRKDEEKQKQKASAKKG; from the coding sequence TTGAGAAGTCCTGGCTACCCTCGCATTCTCATCTGCCTTGCACTGGCCGCCGTGATCACCGGCGGGTGCGGGCGGCCCTCGGGAGAGAAGGCTCCCATTGGGAGCCCATCGAACCCCATCAAGATGGCCTTCGTCCCCTCGCTGGACACGGGGAAGATCACCCTCAGCGCCGAAAGGCTGGCCAAGGAGCTGGAGAAGCGCACAGGCTACACCATCGAGGTGACCGTGCCGGTCAGTTACGCGGCAGTCATAGAGGCGATGGGCGCCGGCAGGGTGGATGTGGCCTGGTTCGCACCACTGTCCTACGTTCTGGCAAGCAGTAAATACGGGGCGAAGGTCCTGCTGATAACGGAACGCGACGGACACACGGACTACACGGGCATCATACTGGCCCGCAAGGACGGACCGGTGAAGCGGATCGAGGATCTCAAAGGACGCCGCTTCGCATTCGGCGACCCCCTCTCCACATCGGGGACGCTGTATCCCAAGCAGCTGCTGAAGGCTCACGGAATTGACCCGGACACAGACATCACCCCGATCTTTGCGGGCGGGCACGATAAGGCCATCATTGCGCTCTATAACGGGCAGGTGGACGGCTGCAGCTGCTACAGCGGATACGGCTCGGACGCGCGCGACCGGGTGAAGAGCACCATCCCGGACATCAAGGAGAAGACGATCATCATCGGGCGGACCGCCAAGATTCCGAACGACAACGTGGCTGTCAGCGGAGACCTGCCCGATGATGTTGCCCGGAAGCTGAAACAGGCTTTGCTGGATATCTCGGCCAGCCCCGACGGGCGCGCGATGCTGATGGAAGTAGCGGAGATCGAGGGCCTGCGCGAGGTGGACGACTCGGTTTACGACTCCGTCCGGAAGATGGTGGCGGATGTGGGTCTGGACCTGCAGGATTATCTCCGCAAGGACGAGGAGAAGCAGAAACAGAAGGCATCCGCGAAGAAGGGCTGA